One Scleropages formosus chromosome 8, fSclFor1.1, whole genome shotgun sequence DNA window includes the following coding sequences:
- the LOC108941576 gene encoding protein TANC2-like isoform X3 — protein sequence MNWSLPGEDRSLASLDGDVEQPAPLSGLADCRSWFENGEANQELGPPPSVDEAANTLMTRLGFLLGDKVNEGPADTEYSMKEQDEQQGLTVTQRISPCSTLTSSTASPPAGSPCSTLPPAAPGNHGNQDCAYGSVASPTSTLESRDSGIIATLTSYSENMERGGKYGEGLQGGAKLHSQKSAMESCLYRVDENMTASTYSLDKIPERSLEGGSSAKSIPLHLMPRPNSVAATSSAHLEDLAYLDEQRHTPLRTSLRMPRQAMGAGRAGQDVRVRFTPYRLPDISLKPLLFEVPSITTDSIFTGRNWLFQEIDTQLRSSNSSTNRGVVVVGNIGFGKTAIVSRLVALSCHGIRMRQIASDSPHASPKHTEGLPLSQAQPAPGTLGRGSCPGTPEMRKRQEEIMRRLASQVVAYHYCQADNAYTCLVPEFVHNVAALLCRSPQLLAYREQLLKEPHLQSVLSLRSCVQDPLASFRRGVLDPLDALHKEKKITTEEDLIILIDGLNEAEFHKPDYGDTIVSFLNKTIDRFPPWLKLVVTVRTSLQEITKQLPFHCISLDQLEENEAIDQDLQGYILHRIHSSPEIQNNISLNGKMDSTTFGKLSAHLKALSRGSYLYLKLTLDLIEKGYLVLKSSSYKVVPVNLAEVYLLQCNMRFPTQSSFERALPLLNVAVASLHPLTDEQIHQAVNAGSVRGTLGWEDFQQRMDNLSVFLVKRRDGTRMFVHPSFREWLIWREEGEKTKFLCDPRNGHTLLAFWFSRQEGKLNRQQTIELGHHILKAHIFKGLSKKVGVSSSILQGLWISYSTEGLSTALASLRNLYTPNIKVSRLLILGGANVNYRTEVLNNAPILCVHAHLGYTDTVALLLEFGAAVDGASESGLTPLGYAAAAGHLPIVTVLCQRKVKVDHLDRNGQCALVHAALKGHLEVLKFLLQCDWTLGGPPQGVSKSHAVQQALVAAASMGFAEIVSYLLDLPEKDEAEEERAQINNFDTLWGETALTAAAGRGKLDVCRLLLEQGAAVGQPNRRGIVPLFSAVRQGHWQIVDLLLTHGADVNMADNQGRTPLMIAASEGHLGTAEFLLTQGASLTLMDKEGLTALSWACLKGHLPVVRSLVERGAATDHADKNGRTALDLAAFYGDAEVVQFLVDHGALIEHVDLSGMRPLDRAVGCHNTSVVVALLKKGAKIGPATWAMATSKPDIMIILLSKLIEEGDSYYKKGKVKEAAQRYQYALKKFPREGFSDDLRTFRELKVALLLNLSRCRRKMNDFGMAEEFATKALELKPKSYEAYYARARAKRSSRQFPAALEDLNEAIKQCPNNREIQRLLLRVEEECQQVAQQQQEPEPPASLLPSPPPPEENPPVLSPEPRLDEMEPVQDLFENEYYMNEDVEEVSVDHLPEPRSDPPGLPTIQNQFPSPPADEAPYVSGLSQPGQAFSDRQPTPPSVSPPQLSPTHQNSHFQVSPLYTSPVHQASTYDFVPPAQSKDCQSPPPSPLRRVPQYQGSIASEGMGLYRSQSGSPVRYQQEAPVAKLSSQHSFHLQSQPSQVSQAQLGFRLQPAKAKIVRTNQPGSAMHPGSILGSSAYSQMAHSMSGRYPGAPVEVESRLMYQASFDGRPMTQVQASLSSGALCQHGGQPGISEPSLVKDELPLRPSSAYHAAGRFGHTPQISRSQSAAYYPMSKQELERPTALGQCQLGPPENTPLGHRANNTELKPHRPTPRPLIHSQSVSLRFSPSTSSLSAGYPSNLVPGFRSSASVQQMEIPLKSSYEVYCDDLSPVSPPQGGDGRAMGAYQVEAPRSRTTPFMGVIDKTARTQQYLQQTARPWAVSSLDMVIGNAASSGSLAPQGGLGPAYSPPTSLGNIAYYNKTNNAHNGHLLEDEYYLSPQAFPLSKGVGSSRGDLLERVSQAPIYPDVKVARTLPVSQAYQDSMYRQLSQDARQGPTSPIKPKRPFVESNV from the exons GTGAGGCGAACCAGGAGCTGGGACCCCCTCCGTCGGTGGACGAGGCAGCCAACACCCTAATGACGCGGCTGGGCTTCCTGCTAGGTGACAAAGTGAACGAGGGGCCTGCAGACACGGAGTACAGCATGAAGGAGCAGGATGAGCAGCAG GGCTTAACTGTGACCCAACGGATCAGTCCCTGCTCCACGCTGACCAGCAGTACTGCCTCCCCGCCTGCCGGCAGCCCCTGCTCCACCCTGCCCCCCGCCGCTCCAGGCAACCATGGCAACCAGGACTGCGCCTACGGCTCGGTCGCCAGTCCCACGTCCACCCTCGAGAGCAGGGACAGTGGCATCATTG CCACGCTGACCAGCTACTCGGAGAACATGGAGCGGGGCGGTAAATACGGCGAGGGCTTGCAGGGTGGTGCAAAGCTTCACTCCCAAAAGTCGGCCATGGAGTCCTGCCTCTACCGCGTGGACGAGAACATGACGGCCTCCACCTACAGCCTGGACAAGATCCCCGAGAGGAGCCTGGAGGGCGGGTCCTCGGCCAAGTCTATCCCGCTCCACCTCATGCCCCGGCCCAACTCCGTGGCAG CCACAAGCTCTGCTCACCTTGAGGACCTGGCGTACCTGGATGAACAGAGACACACCCCCTTACGCACCTCCCTGCGAATGCCTCGGCAGGCCATGGGGGCGGGGCGGGCCGGGCAGGACGTCCGAG TGCGGTTCACCCCCTACCGCCTCCCGGACATCTCGCTCAAGCCGCTGCTCTTCGAGGTGCCCAGCATCACCACGGACTCCATCTTCACTGGCCGCAACTGGCTTTTCCAGGAGATCGACACCCAGCTGCGCAGCTCCAACTCCAGCACCAACCGTGGGGTGGTGGTTGTGGGAAACATTGGCTTCGGCAAGACTGCCATTGTGTCCCGCCTAGTGGCTCTCAGCTGCCACGGCATCCGAATGCGTCAGATTGCCTCGGACAGCCCCCACGCCTCGCCCAAAC ATACAGAAGGCCTCCCTCTCAGCCAGGCCCAGCCGGCCCCTGGAACCCTAGGTAGAGGCAGCTGTCCCGGCACACCTGAGATGAGGAAGCGCCAAGAGGAGATCATGAGGAGGCTCGCGTCCCAG GTGGTGGCGTACCACTATTGCCAGGCGGACAACGCTTACACCTGCCTGGTTCCGGAGTTTGTGCACAACGTGGCGGCGCTGCTGTGCCGGTCACCGCAGCTCCTGGCCTACCGGGAGCAGCTGCTGAAGGAGCCCCATCTACAGAGCGTGCTCAGCCTGCGCTCTTGTGTGCAGGACCCCCTAGCCTCTTTCAGGAGAGGGGTGCTGGATCCCCTGGATGCTCTCCACAAAG AGAAAAAGATCACTACGGAGGAGGATCTCATCATTCTGATTGATGGACTGAACGAGGCAGAGTTTCACAAACCAGACTACGGCGACACTATTGTGTCTTTTCTGAACAAAACCATCGACAGATTCCCGCCCTGGCTGAAGCTGGTGGTCACTGTGAGGACCTCTCTACAG GAGATCACCAAGCAGCTCCCCTTCCACTGCATTTCACTGGACCAACTGGAGGAGAACGAGGCCATCGACCAGGACCTGCAGGGCTACATCCTGCACCGTATCCACAGCAGCCCGGAAATCCAGAACAACATCTCGCTCAATGGAAAGATGGACAGCACCACGTTCGGCAAGCTGAGTGCTCACTTGAAAGCCCTCAGCCGCGGGTCCTACCTGTACCTTAAGCTGACCCTCGATCTGATTGAGAAGGGCTACCTGGTGCTGAAGAGCTCCAGCTATAAGGTGGTGCCCGTGAACCTGGCTGAGGTCTACCTGCTGCAGTGCAACATGCGCTTCCCGACACAGTCGTCCTTCGAGCGGGCACTGCCGTTGCTCAACGTGGCCGTGGCCTCGCTGCACCCGCTGACGGATGAGCAGATCCACCAGGCTGTGAACGCCGGGTCGGTGCGGGGCACCCTTGGCTGGGAGGACTTTCAGCAACGCATGGACAACCTATCCGTTTTCCTCGTCAAGCGGCGCGACGGCACCCGGATGTTTGTGCACCCCTCGTTTCGGGAGTGGCTCATCTGGAGGGAGGAGGGTGAGAAGACCAAGTTCCTCTGTGATCCTCG GAATGGGCACACCCTCCTGGCCTTCTGGTTCTCACGGCAGGAAGGCAAGCTGAACCGACAGCAGACCATCGAGCTGGGCCACCACATCTTGAAAGCACACATCTTCAAA GGCCTCAGCAAGAAGGTTGGGGTTTCATCATCCATCCTGCAGGGGTTGTGGATTTCCTACAGCACGGAAGGACTTTCCACTGCCCTAGCATCACTGCGCAACCTCTACACCCCAAACATTAAG GTGAGTCGGCTGCTGATCCTCGGAGGCGCTAATGTGAACTACCGCACGGAAGTGCTGAACAACGCGCCCATCCTATGTGTGCATGCACACCTGGGCTACACTGATACGGTGGCCCTGCTGCTCGAGTTTGGGGCTGCTGTCGACGGAGCGTCCGAGAGCGGTCTCACGCCGCTGGGCTACGCTGCCGCTGCGGGACACCTGCCCATAGTAACTGTCCTGTGCCAGAGGAAAGTCAAG GTGGACCACCTGGACAGGAATGGTCAGTGCGCCCTGGTACATGCAGCCCTGAAGGGCCACCTGGAGGTGCTGAAATTCCTCCTGCAGTGCGACTGGACCTTGGGTGGGCCTCCGCAGGGGGTCAGCAAGAGTCACGCTGTCCAGCAGGCCCTCGTCGCTGCGGCCAGCATGGGCTTTGCTGAG ATTGTGTCATATTTGCTGGATTTACCGGAGAAGGACGAGGCTGAGGAAGAACGTGCGCAGATCAACAACTTTGACACGCTTTGGGGGGAGACAG CCCTGACAGCAGCGGCAGGACGAGGGAAGTTGGATGTGTGTCGTCTGCTGCTGGAGCAGGGGGCCGCTGTGGGCCAGCCCAACCGCCGGGGAATCGTCCCACTCTTCAGCGCCGTCCGCCAGGGACACTGGCAG ATTGTAGACCTCCTGCTAACCCACGGGGCAGATGTCAACATGGCAGATAACCAGGGCCGCACTCCCCTGATGATAGCTGCATCCGAGGGACACCTGGGAACTGCCGAGTTCCTGCTGACACAAG GTGCCTCCCTTACCCTAATGGACAAGGAGGGGCTGACGGCCTTAAGCTGGGCATGTTTGAAGGGACACCTGCCTGTTGTGCGCTCTTTGGTGGAAAGGGGCGCTGCGACCGACCATGCGGACAAGAACGGTCGCACGGCGCTGGACCTGGCCGCGTTCTACGGAGACGCCGAGGTG GTCCAGTTCCTGGTGGACCATGGGGCCCTGATTGAGCACGTTGACCTCAGCGGTATGCGTCCCTTGGACCGGGCAGTGGGGTGCCACAACACCTCAGTAGTGGTCGCTCTGCTGAAGAAAGGGGCCAAAATAG GTCCAGCTACCTGGGCAATGGCCACGTCCAAGCCTGACATCATGATTATCCTTCTAAGCAAGCTGATTGAGGAAGGGGACAGCTACTACAAG AAGGGGAAGGTGAAGGAGGCGGCGCAGCGTTACCAGTACGCTTTGAAGAAGTTCCCACGCGAGGGCTTCAGCGACGACCTCAGGACTTTCCGCGAACTCAAGGTGGCCCTGCTGCTCAATCTGTCTCGCTGCCGCAGGAAAATGAAC GACTTTGGAATGGCTGAGGAGTTTGCCACCAAGGCGCTAGAGTTGAAACCAAAATCATACGAGGCCTATTACGCCAGGGCCCGCGCCAAGCGGAGCAGCAG ACAGTTCCCCGCAGCCCTGGAGGACCTGAATGAAGCCATCAAGCAGTGCCCCAACAACCGGGAGATCCAGCGTCTCCTGCTGCGAGTGGAGGAGGAGTGCCAGCAGGTTGCCCAGCAACAGCAGGAGCCTGAACCGCCCGCTTCCTTGCTCCCTTCCCCGCCCCCGCCCGAAGAAAACCCCCCAGTTCTTTCTCCCGAGCCGCGGCTAGACGAGATGGAGCCCGTGCAGGACTTGTTTGAAAACGAGTATTACATGAACGAGGACGTGGAGGAGGTGTCCGTCGATCACCTTCCGGAGCCACGCTCGGACCCCCCTGGCTTGCCCACCATTCAGAACCAGTTTCCCTCCCCGCCTGCGGACGAGGCGCCGTACGTCTCCGGACTCTCTCAACCCGGCCAAGCCTTCAGCGACCGCCAGCCCACGCCCCCTTCCGTGTCTCCTCCCCAGCTGTCTCCCACGCATCAGAACTCCCACTTCCAGGTGAGCCCCCTGTACACATCCCCGGTCCACCAGGCCTCCACCTATGACTTTGTCCCCCCGGCGCAGAGCAAGGACTGCCAGAGCCCCCCGCCGTCCCCGCTGCGCCGCGTGCCCCAGTACCAGGGCAGCATCGCCAGTGAGGGCATGGGCCTGTATCGCTCTCAGTCAGGCTCCCCAGTGCGCTACCAGCAGGAGGCGCCCGTGGCCAAGCTGAGCAGCCAGCACTCGTTCCATTTGCAGTCCCAGCCCTCTCAGGTGTCTCAGGCCCAGCTGGGCTTCAGGCTGCAGCCCGCCAAAGCCAAGATTGTGCGCACCAACCAGCCCGGTTCTGCCATGCATCCCGGCTCCATCCTGGGCAGCAGCGCCTACAGCCAGATGGCGCACTCCATGAGCGGCCGCTACCCCGGCGCCCCGGTGGAAGTGGAGAGCCGGCTCATGTACCAGGCCTCCTTCGACGGGCGGCCCATGACACAGGTGCAGGCGAGCCTGAGTTCCGGGGCCCTGTGCCAACACGGCGGACAGCCCGGGATCTCGGAGCCCAGCCTGGTGAAAGACGAGCTGCCCCTGCGGCCTTCCTCCGCCTACCACGCTGCCGGCCGCTTCGGCCACACTCCCCAGATTAGCCGCAGCCAGTCCGCCGCCTACTATCCCATGTCCAAGCAAGAGCTGGAGCGTCCGACCGCCCTGGGCCAGTGCCAGCTGGGACCGCCCGAGAACACCCCGCTGGGTCACCGGGCCAACAACACGGAACTGAAGCCCCACAGGCCGACACCCAGGCCCCTCATCCACTCGCAAAGCGTGAGCCTCCGCTTCTCCCCCTCTACCAGCAGCCTTTCCGCAGGCTACCCGAGCAACTTAGTCCCCGGCTTCCGGTCCTCGGCCTCCGTGCAGCAAATGGAGATCCCCCTCAAGTCGTCGTACGAGGTCTACTGCGACGACCTCTCGCCCGTCTcccctccgcagggtggtgacGGCAGAGCCATGGGAGCTTACCAGGTGGAGGCGCCCCGATCCCGCACCACCCCCTTCATGGGCGTCATTGACAAGACGGCACGGACTCAGCAGTACCTGCAGCAGACGGCGCGGCCCTGGGCGGTCTCCTCCCTGGACATGGTCATTGGCAACGCCGCCTCGTCCGGGAGCCTTGCTCCGCAGGGGGGCCTGGGCCCAGCCTACAGCCCCCCCACTTCACTAGGGAACATCGCGTACTACAACAAGACCAACAATGCCCACAACGGGCACCTCCTGGAGGATGAGTACTACCTGTCGCCGCAGGCGTTCCCCCTGAGCAAGGGCGTGGGCAGCTCGCGAGGGGACCTCCTGGAGCGTGTGAGCCAGGCACCCATCTACCCCGACGTGAAGGTGGCGCGGACTCTGCCCGTGAGCCAGGCCTACCAGGACAGCATGTACCGGCAGCTCTCGCAAGACGCCAGGCAGGGCCCCACGTCCCCCATCAAACCAAAGAGACCCTTTGTGGAGTCGAATGTGTGA